CGTATTTCGTGTATATTTGTAATTCATAGCTGAAATAACGCTGTAAAAATAATCTCCAAACTACGGCGTGTGGTCCAACTGTGGTCCACTGCCTATTTTTTTATAGGCCCTCAGTAACTTGACTTCACTACTTTTATAGAAAACATAGAATCTTATAAATTGTGCTACATTGATGGTGATTTTCTGGCACTTTATTGGTGGACATTTTCTTTTGATTCAGCCCAATCAAAATCTCCctccaatggcagccaatgaatttaTACTTATAATTACTacccaaaaaaaggcattttgaaaaccctatttttttaaatgaatttcaaATTGGCCTTTGTGTGATTTAGCACACACACATAAGCTTTTcctattatatatttgttttgttgcatCTTAACGCAAGTCATATTGTATTGACCATTGGTCAAGGACAAATGAGCTTTCCCCATTGGTCAAAATTGTATGGCAACAGGTGCTTTCCTTAAATCTATAAAACAAGAATCCCTTTGCCACCACTTTTAGTGTACCATCTCAAATCTTCCTTTTGGATTTGAGGTGTCTTTTCCAGATCAATGGTCAACAAAAACCCAACTTTAAACAAAGGGCAGTATCCACTGTACTATGTTTAATATCCACTGCACTATGTTTAATATCCAGTGTACTATTTCATCACTCACTAATGTTGTCTTGAGGGACCTCGACCGTCTGCAGTGAGTCCGTCCTCGGCCCAAGCGTGGATGGCCTCTTGAGGAGCTTGAGCTTGTTAGAGGGTGACTTGACCCTCACCTCCAGGTGGTCCTGGCTGCCTTGTTGTCCGGTGGGCTCTACTGGGCCAGGGCTTGACCTCCCACTATTGATGGACAGCTTGCTAGCCGATAACTTTTTAGTGATCCTTTGCCTCAGTGTCAGCCTCTTCTTCTCCGGTGGAAATCCGTTGGGTTTTTTGAAGAATTCCACAGGAGCTTGAGACGGTAACGGGCTTAGGCGATCTAGCTTCTCGCTACTGGTGACCTGGTCTGGGGGCTCCATAAGCCGCAAGAGCTCAGATGGTCTAGTGGGTGCCTGCAAGGACCTTGCTGGATGCGGGACGTCCGGGAATAAGAGGAAGTACTTGGGGTTGTAGTACTTGTGAGCGGGAACCTCGATGTTAACGTTGTGGGCATCGCCAAGGCTGACTTGGAAACGGGATGTTGTGGCGGGAAGTGGAGGGCGCTTTGAGGCCACCTTGGAACGCACGCTTGGGGTTACTTTGGGGGTTACTTTGGCTGGCGGGCTCACGTGGAACTCGCGGAAGAGGTCTAGCTTCTCTGACACGGCGTAGAGCTCACGAAAGTCCTGGTCAAAGAACTCCACTACCTGGCCTGTCATCACCATAATGGTGTTGCGGTCCATGCGTGATGTGGACCATGAGAAACTGGCAGGGAACAGAAAAACAAGTTGAGTGTCACATCATTAGGTCACCAACCTTCACCACATGCCTGTTGATGCGCATTTTTAACATTCTGGCaagttttgcttttattttgcacAAAGTGAACTTGATTATCTACTTCCATTTGTCTTTTGGCTCAGATTGAAACTTATTGTACTCAAATTGTCAGTTTCTTAAAACAAGCTTAGTCAGGTTCTGGGAAATGAGATGCTACAAGAGATCATAAATTACCAGTTTTTGCATATGACTGCTACCATTGAAAATGAGTGGAAACCCAGAACTTATCATAACGAATTCATCCAAGAGGAACTGATAGGTGGGGAATTTTATGACAAGTATGTTTTAATCAGCCACTTTTACACTCTTTATCTCTTCTTTCTCTTAATGAGTTTGGTCCAGCTGTCACTTTTGACAGGAAAGGTGGCACTGCTTCCAGTTTTAAGTCGATCCCGTCAATCACTGTGTGCTAATGACACTCTGAAGAACTTCGcttaaacatttaaaactagAATATCGAGTCTAAAGCCGGTTTCCTAGGTGTGGTAGTAAATTTGTCATGGCTCCAATTACTGCTCTCACTTATAGTATACTTTAACTCCTTTATTTGCCCCCTGGTAGAAGCAGCTGAATAGTTTATGTTAAATAATACTAATCTGTTTCTGTCTTTCAGTTTTTTGACCATGGATATTTTCTAGGAGGACATATttactggtgttttttttaaacttattgtCTCTATTctatataaaacatttaattgctCATTTTTATCACTGCAAAAATTAAACATCTTTCATGTAATGTCATAAAATGTCAACTGCTCCAAAGTATGACAAATAGAATTAGTTGCAGTTGCCCTACTGACTTGAATGCTACTATAAATTAACCTTTAAACTAAGATGTTGGCCTCTCCTTGTCTTTTCAGGAATTATTTGCCTCATGTGGCTTCCCAAAATCCAAAATGATTAGTGGGAGTGGCTATTTGTGCTGATATTTTAAATGGGGAGGAATTGGGTTCTCACCTGTAGGATCCAAAGACCACCTTGTCTCCATCCACCAGCATGTACTTGGAACACATAGCGCCAGGGAGTCTGCCAAAGGATAAATTGAAGCCCACTCCTTTAAGTGTCCTGGCACGGATGCTCTGCAAATCAAAGTGGATCATTATGAACACAACGCCaagctaatgcaaaaaaaatagccttattatttgagttaaaaaaatgagttgcTTCCTAAGAACACTGTGTGCCTCTGCCTCATACCGTCATAACATCAAACAGTTTCAAATGTCATTCTGAGGTTGGTTTGCTGTCTTGCATTTTTGTGGTATGCGAGGTAAGTgcacatttcattttgcaagaccaggaaataattttgaaaataaataaggcACACGTGTCAACCCAAAACAAATATTACACAAAACAATGTAATATTACAGTGATATTCCcgatgtcatgtttttttttaacctttattaGGCTACGTTTTGAGATACTTTACAAAAGAAGGTTAGCTTAGAAATGTGTGGCTATATAGTAGTTGCTGAGCACCAATGAAAATTCCTCACATCTGTGACAATCTTCACCTCAGTGGGAAACAGTAACATCTTACCCGAAGGTGCTGGGCGCCAATCTGTAGCCGGCAACACATGTCCAAGAAGTGCGGCACGCCACTGTTGTCCAGCAGGATGTAGATGGGCACAGAGCGACGCCAGGCAGCATCCATCAGGTCCTGCAGTATCTGGAGGTCAGTGAGCAGGTCCATCACTATGGCAATCACCTGTGTTTACAGAAGAAATGACATTATTTGCATTTAATTCATCTTTtcaaacaacattttaatttggcatAACACCAATCACATCCAGTATTGTTTTTTGGAGACCAGTATTATTCACAAATTGAAAAATTGTGATATAACCAGTGACAAATTGTATATTTATGATGATCCcgaaatgaaaacaacaatctAGTTTTGGTAAACCATGTATACACCAAtcataaagttatccaatccaatcaaaataAGTTGCTACTTCTAATCTAGTTTTCTTTTAGCAGGCCTCACAATACAAGTTCTTGGCTGTTATGAAAAGTTTGGGTCATTAGCATGAGCTCACAGTTCCAAAAAGTGCTCctgtgagtttttattttcacgGCAACACTGACTCATTCTTCTTGCTGAAAAACCCAACCTACAAGCAGGTCAGGCACACAGAGCTgtttcaccaccaccacccctgCACAACATAATTAATGTTTGAAAAGTCTTTACTTCTTCCCAGGCACTCTGCTAGAATTTTAAGTGGCGAACCCCAGTGCTCGCTTTTATCTGCTTGTGTACTGTTCATTGGGCCCCCAGCCTGTTTATTATTTCCCTTCAGAGGAGTTACGACTGGGAGCATTGCTCTTCGATTGAACTTGCTGCTGACAGCTACtggctttctttaaaaaagaaggGCCTCACAAGTCACTACAGGGAAGGCCTACACATTAAAAAAGTGGTCTCAAAGACCCTCAATTGTCAAAAGAGCCATTTCGGGGAAACTCATTCGTGACGTGTTTTTCAACACTAAAATTGCATCTATAATCTTTTCAAATCCACAAATACCAAGCTTTTAATGAATTGCATACATGTATTCATCCTTTTTAAAGGTTCAAATCTTCGTATGATTTCAAAGAAAGCTTGTTGTGACTTGAACTTCAAGATCAGAATTTGAGGACGTCAGCACTCTTTCCCTTATTTGGCAAACTAAAAGATGTTGTAATCTTTGCACACCACTGTAAATCGAAAGCGCCAATAATAATGATACACACTACTCTTTTCATGTCATTCAGTAGAATCATGCTCAAATTAAACACAAACACTAGAGTACAACCAGTTGAGCAACAAATAAACAGCAGTATGCTTTCACATCCAACTGTAGTAAAAAGGACAAATACACAACTAAAAGGAACCCATACAGTACGAATGCTGATTTCATTCCCTTGAGATTAGGTTTTTCTTAGCAttggattttattgttttataattcacCTTGGGAACTGCCATACTATACAATTTAAGAAGGGAGTGAATGTGGGACTGTCCTTTTTCACCATCTATATCTGGgattatattttataattgACAAGTCTGATCTGGTCTCTCTTGACACCTGGTTGCTAAAATATTTCTGGAttccaaaacatgttttaggctgtccaaaatacaaaattaaatcaattatCGATTACACGCTTTAGACAGGAAACAGCACACCCAGAATTGCATTGTGACTCGAGGGTAAAAGACAGTTCAGTCAAATCTAAATTTAAATGTGAAGCCTTAATATACTGTTCTTTTTCCTAGGTATTTTGACCAATGCCAAATTCTCGATAGAATACACCTCTGGAAACAggtgaggaaaaacaaaaagtgtgTCAAAAACTTCCAGGATTCAGTTACGCGTCAATGTTTACCAGGTTCTTGGTCCGGGTCACACCCTTTCATGACCTAAGTGGAATTAGGTTATGTGCTTTATTTACTTAGTAGTGCTCTTTCACTCAACAACTCATGAACAAATATAGGCCATTTGGCACAAGTCTAACTAAGTATATTtcttcatctaaaaaaaaaacaatagacgTCAACTAGTTTATTTGTTTCTGCTCTTCCGGGCCTTGTTGAAGCTCCATCTTTTGTTAAAATAACCATTATGAAAGTAAAACAAAACTAATGTTCAGTTGATTTCTATTGTACAAAGTGGTAAGCACTGGGATGTGTTATTATTAATGTGGGCAGTTGATGATGCTCCTATGAAAGGATGTTTTATGCATTCAGGTAGAGTACATAATTATAGTTGTCATAGTGCACACTATTATATAATTAACTAACAAGAGGAACTACCGTATTTGCCGGACTATAAGAcaaactatatatgtatatgcatgtatgtatatgtatgtgtgtgtgtgtatatggtaATTATACTTTATTATACTAGGTCAATTACTGCACTGCTGTAAACTGACATTTgatctagaaaaaaatgttaaaaacatggtgtaatattttttatcattattagtgTTGACGATCGATGCTCACCTTGGCAGCCCCCTGAATGAGTCTGCGTACTACTTCCTTGATATGAGGCCCATTGTTCTTGGGCGGGTGAGTATGGACCTCTACCCGGGTCACCCCCCTGAAGATCCCCGAGCTGGGCCACCCGATGTCCAGTGGTGGCACTTCGGTATCGGACATTTGGGGCCAGTAGGTGGAGTGAACCCCTGAGTCTGACGACCCCGCCGACGCCCCCGCCTCCCCCTTGTCATCATCGCCGGTTTCATCGTAGTGTTTAAAGTTGTTGTTCAATGTTTTAACTTCTCTTGCTGACAAAAAGTCTTTCATATTGTCGTCCCTGAGGCGCGTTTTGAAAGCTCCGTCGCCGTTCTTGAGGAGTTCTTCTACTGCTGCGCGCTGCTCCTCGCTGTAGTAGAACTCCGGCCGAGACTCGGGCACTTGGACGCCGATGTGTCCGTCCTCCATGCACACGAGCTGGGATTCGGCCATGGCTGGAGCCCGATCGTTTGGCCTTCCTAGCTGGAGGGGAAGAGGCGATCCACACGTCAAGAGGAAGCCGGGAGAAAGTTACCTGAGCCGGTGAGTAGAGAAAGGGGCTTGGCCAAACCGTGATGCATTCACGGACCTAAACACACGTCATCACGCTTTGTAAACTTCAGAATTCAACAATTCCAAACTATTTATTTCAATTCTATTCATATATAATATTCTCTTTCAAGTGTTACATTTAAAAGTTGACATATCGAATTCTGACCTTTAATTTATGATCACTATTAAACAAAACCACTCCTTAGTGCTAGAGCTAGAACATGTTTCTTGTTTGCACACTatgcattttcaattttaataaCTTATATAATAAAAGAGCAAAGTACAAAGTTATACTGAAATGCATTGACAATTGCCACCTGCTTTCCATTGCGAATATGTACACAAATAGTATGTATTTGCCTTATTGTATGATTGaaatgtacaaaatacaaacattaatTACATATCAAATATTAGTCTATGAAAATTAGTTTCAAACGATTAAAAATAACAGCctaattaaaagtatttttcccaGAAGAATATGTTACAGTGTTATAAATAATActtgtttactttcatttcttatcaaaatagtaataataataatagcaacaataataatacgTATATTAATCAGTTTAATATACTACTGTGCTATTGATGTAACTATTTATTTTGCCACAAGGTAGCAGCAgattgcaagaaaaaaattactCATTCTAGGGCCAATACATGTGATTTATTCATCACATACATTTATTTGCCCTTAATTACAACAAAGGTCTCATATTAGTTCATAGACCCCCAGTTAGGGAAAAATCAGCATGATTGACAGTATGATTGACTCACTACTTTCATCTATTCAACTTGATTAAATCAGCAAAATCAATGGAATCTACAAATGTTTGATCATTCAACTAAAATAAAAGCCGACTAAAAACCATTAAACTGAAATCTAAAGTAAACTCATGCATGATAATTAAAAGtgactcattttttattttaatttgatcctctAATCAGTTAAACAGGTAGTAATATAGCTACTAAATTGAGGCATTGCTATTAAACAAAATCTCTGATAAAACCCACCCCGTTAAATTTCAATAAACTGTGTACATAATGAAGAGGACAGAAATATCTATTCACAAACATGCTTTCTCAGTATCGCCTTCCAGAAAAGACCAACATCCCTTAATTGACTCTGGTTGCTGATAGACAGTAGCAACTATCTCATTATTCCTTCAGATACATGGCCAGTATCCATTTAAGAGTGTGTCATTACCCTCTAACCCTCATGCCGAGCCCAGTCATAATAACTGCTGCAATACTTTAATTTGGTGGCATTGTCCTCTGGTGCCACAGCAAATTAAACAGGGGTTGCTTTTGCAGTGTCAAGGCAATGAAACTATTAGTATCCAAATGACAGATGAGTTGTTGACAGCaagcaaataaaatacattaagcATGTTccagattggaaaaaaacacctaCTAGTTTAGTTAATGAATGGcttaaatgaatacatatttatgAGAGGATATATTACTTAAGTTTGCTTTGCAAATGCCATTCATTGTCTTGTATCTGCACTCCCTTTGGGCTGTACCCGTACATGTGTATGCCTGTTTCACTGCTCACATTGCTCTTTTTAAATTGGCGGAAACACCTCAGTGAACATTCGCTGCCAAGGTGCCATTCAATGTTAACGGTTCCGCTAACTCGGATTAGAGTGCATTTGACAGTGTGggtgcttttttttgcatgtgcatATGTTTGACAGTGGCATCTTTTTTGGCACCAGGAGGCTTCAGAGTATCTCTTGAGAGGCCAGGAACAAAAGAGCAAAAGAGATTTGGTAGGAGGAGTATTCTCCGGGCATAGTGTTTACTTCAGTTGTTTGAGAAGTagaatagatataaaaaaacaccaattgaAGCAcaacctttttattttcttgctggaaaaaaaaggtggttGTGTTTATGGATGTGAACACATTGTAAATGCACCTAGAGCAGTAAATGTCCATGGTTGGTCAACAACTATGAaatgaaatgggaaaacaatTTGGTTAAagaataaattattttcttatacAGTAGGAAGGAGCCATAAAAGgcaatgaatggaatgaatagGAAGAATAGAATGAATTGAATGCAATTCATTGGGGAGTAGGCAGCTTTCAGGTTCGATTGTTTACTTGGCTGCCTTGTTGCATCAGAGCTGATGCATAAGAGGATGGAATCTaccatttgccttttttttgtctttgagaGGATAACAGCATAAAGGCACAGGTTAAAAGTTAATTTGGAACCCAATCCCTAATTTGCAAAAGTAATTTGAAACACTGGCACTGGATTTACTGTTGAGACAATTACAATTTCTTCATAAATCTTGGAACCTTGCTGATTTGAAACCCTACTTTGACACGTTAGCCCCAATTATAAAACCCTAAACCTTCTTTACAACAGCTTGAAACACCTATAACCATGTAAGCA
This region of Stigmatopora nigra isolate UIUO_SnigA chromosome 6, RoL_Snig_1.1, whole genome shotgun sequence genomic DNA includes:
- the fam83fb gene encoding protein FAM83F, which codes for MAESQLVCMEDGHIGVQVPESRPEFYYSEEQRAAVEELLKNGDGAFKTRLRDDNMKDFLSAREVKTLNNNFKHYDETGDDDKGEAGASAGSSDSGVHSTYWPQMSDTEVPPLDIGWPSSGIFRGVTRVEVHTHPPKNNGPHIKEVVRRLIQGAAKVIAIVMDLLTDLQILQDLMDAAWRRSVPIYILLDNSGVPHFLDMCCRLQIGAQHLRSIRARTLKGVGFNLSFGRLPGAMCSKYMLVDGDKVVFGSYSFSWSTSRMDRNTIMVMTGQVVEFFDQDFRELYAVSEKLDLFREFHVSPPAKVTPKVTPSVRSKVASKRPPLPATTSRFQVSLGDAHNVNIEVPAHKYYNPKYFLLFPDVPHPARSLQAPTRPSELLRLMEPPDQVTSSEKLDRLSPLPSQAPVEFFKKPNGFPPEKKRLTLRQRITKKLSASKLSINSGRSSPGPVEPTGQQGSQDHLEVRVKSPSNKLKLLKRPSTLGPRTDSLQTVEVPQDNISCKSQRQTKHGCKVS